Part of the Micromonospora rhizosphaerae genome is shown below.
GCGTCGTCGGTTCAGTCCGCAGTTCAAGGCCGAGGCCGTGCAGATGGTGATCGAGACCGGGAAACCGATCGCCGTGGTCGCTCGTGAACTCGGAATCCATGACGGCACCCTGGGCAACTGGGTGAACGCGTGGCGCCGTGAGCACCCGGAGCCGGACCAGCCCGTCAACCCCACGGAGCGTGCCCGCGTGAAGGAGATGGAAGAAGAAATCCGCCGGCTGCGGATGGAAAACGAGTTTCTAAAAAAAGCCGCGGCCTTCTTCGCCCGGACGCACCCGTAGCGGTGCGGTGCGCGCTGATCGACGCGGAGAAGGCCACCTACCCGGTCGCGTGGATGTGCCGGATGCTGCGCGTGCCCCGCTCGACGTTCTACGCCTGGCGTAACCGGGCCGAGACCGCGACCACGGCCCGCCGGCGGCAGCTGGCCGAGCAGGTACGGCGGGTGTTCGACGCCTCGCGGGGCACCTACGGGTGCCGGCGGGTGACCGCGGCGCTCAACCGCGAGGGCATCGCCTGCAGCGTCGGGCTGGTCGCCGACCTGATGCGTGAACTCGGCTTGCAGGCCTGCCAGCCACGCGCCTACAAGCGCACCACCGTGCCCGGCCAGCAGCCGGTCTCCAGCCCCGACCTGATCGCCCGCGAGTTCACCGCCGTCCAGCCCGGCACCCGGCTCGTCGGCGACATCACCTACCTGCGCACCGGGCAGGGCTGGCTGTATCTGGCCACCGTCATCGACCTGGCCACCCGCATGGTCGTCGGCTGGCAGACCGCCGACCACATGCGCGCCAGCCTCGTCATCGACGCCCTCGCCATGGCGAAACGACACGGACATCTACGCCCCGGCGCCGTGTTCCACAGCGATCGCGGCTGTCAAGGCGGATTCAATCGGTCGTCGCAACACTGGGTTGTTGGAGCGATCGTAGGTGTTCGTCGAGGGCTTCGGCTGGGGTCTTCCAGTCGAGGGTTTTCCGGGGTCGGCTGTTGAGGGCGTGGGCGACGGCGTTGATCTCGTCGGCGCTCCATCTGGACAGGTCGGTGCCTTTCGGGAAGTACTGCCGCAGCAGCCCGTTGGTGTTCTCGTTGGTGCCGCGTTGCCAGGGGCTGTGGGGGTCGGCGAAGAACACCGGGACGCCGGTTTCGACCGTGAAGCGTGCGTGCGCAGACAACTCCTTGCCGCGGTCCCACGTCAGCGATCTGCGGAGCTGCTCGGGCAGTTGGGTGATTGTCGCGGCGAGGGCTTTGCTCATCGTGATCGCCCCATAGCCGGCGAGAGCCGGCCCGTTCTTCGTCCGCGGGATCACACCCCAGCCGTCCTCACGAGGCAGGTGGATCAGCATCGTGAACCTCGTCGTCCGCTCGACCAGTGTCCCGATCGCGGAACGCTGCAAACCGATGATCAGATCCCCTTCCCAGTGCCCGGGCACGGCACGGTCCGCGACTTCAGCGGGACGTTCACTGATCAGCGTGTCGCTGGTGACGTGCGCCCACGCGCGTTGCTTCGCGCGTGCCCGGGGAACGCGAAGCGCCCGCCCGGTCCGCAAGCAGGTGACGAGTTCGCGCTTGAGGGCGCCGCGGCTCTGGACGTAGAGCGCCTGGTAGATCGCCTCGTGGCTGATGCGCATCGACTCATCCTCCGGGAACTCGGCCCTGAGCCTGCGGGAGATCTGCTCCGGGCTCCATCCGATAGTCCATGCCCGATCACCACGGTGAGGCTTGTTGCGGCCCTTCCACTGCGGGCCCTGCGGCCCAGCGACCAGTCGGCCGCCCGCTGTCCGGATCGCACCCGCAAGCCGTTGCTGGACGTACTCTCGAAGCCGCTCATTGGCCAGCAGCTTCGCGGTCTTCGGCCGGCGGGCTCGACGCTCAGCATGCCACTGCGCAGTCGAAGCCTTGTAATCCAGGCGGTACGTCCTGGTCGAGGCGTTGCGCCGCAACTCCCGCGAGATCGTCGACGGGTCCCGGCCGAGCTGGCGTGCGATCTCGCGGACGCCCATGCCTTGCGCCCGCGACAGAGCGATGTCTTCGCGCTCGCTGAACGACAGATAGCGGCCCGACACCCTCGGCGGCAACGCAGGATTCACGCCGCCAGCGTGCCGGAACCACCGGAACCCGACCGGCGAGGACACGCCCGCCGCCGCGGCCGCGTCCTCGGTCATCACACCGCGACTGATCGCAGCCCAGAACCTGACCCGGTCCTCACGCCACGCCACCGTCGGCCGTCCCGGCGAAGGAATCTGACCCCGATACTCCCGAACCCGCTTCTGCCCCAGCCCATACGCCATCGCTTCACCTCTCCGACAAGGTGTTGCGACGACCAGTTGAATCCGCCCAATACACCTCGGCCGAGTTCGCCCGGTTCTGCACCGCCAACAAGATACGCACCAGCGTCGGACGCACCGGCGTCTGCTGGGACAACGCCGCCGCGGAATCGTTCTTCGCCACCCTCAAAAACGAGATGTACCACCGGCGACGCTTCGACACCCGCGCCCGCGCCAGCTTCGCCGTCGCCGAATACATCGAAATCTTCTACAACCGCCAGCGCCTGCACTCAGCGCTCGACTACCGCACCCCAGCCGAAGCCCTCACCGAATCCCAGACCCGCATCGCAGCCTGACCAGCAAACCCACGAGGCACTGTCCAAGATCCTTGACACAGCCCACTCGATCCGGGCTAGAACTTGCGTGCCATCCACGTGCCATTAGTCCCACCACATGCTTGACAGTGAATCCTCCCAGGACATGCTTGATGGCCGGCCTAGATACCCGAGTCGTCATCAGCCTGGCAAGCTGTCGCCGTGGATCGTTCGGACCTCGACGTCAGAGACGCTGTCGAGGGGGACCGCCTGGCGCAGCTGATGGAGCTGTTCGCCTCGGAATGGTGGACCGCAGAGCGGAGCCCAGACGACGTGACGGCGATGTTGACGGCCTCCGATCTGGTCTTCGCCCTGGTCCAGCGGTCAGCCGATCGGCTCGTGGGGTTCGCCCGGGTTCTCACGGATGGCGTCTACCTGGCAGTCGTACTCGACGTGATCGTTGCGTCGCATGCCCGAGACTCGGGTGTGGGCCGCATGCTGCTCGACGCGATCGTCAACGACCCCCCGGTTGACCCAGGTGCGCAGCATCGAGCTTGTCTGCCAGCCCGAGCTCTTGCCGTTCTACCGACGATGGGGCTTCACGGAGGAAGTCGGACGATCGCAGTTGATGCGACGGTCCTCCGACCCGCTCCTGGCATCCCCACGCCGGTAGCAATGGCGAGACGATCATGTCCAGTGCGGTGTCCACTAACGTTCACCAGGTTTGCGGTGGGTGTTGTGGATCCTCGCCGTTCGGGCGAGCGACTCCCCACTGGGTGGTGTGGCGGGCCTCCGCGGGCCAACCGATCCTCGCGCCGCCCGGGGTGGGCGGCGGGGGTCACGCCGGGACCGGCCGGCACCGGGCAGTCGTCGCAGCCGGCCGACGGTTGTCCAAGCAAGATAGGCAACTGCCGTGACGGTGAGAGCCGTGAGCAGGACCTGTATGGACCACGGGGTAACCCATGCGATCCTCAGAACAGTGAGGGCGGTGTGATGACGCGAGGTTTCGGGGACGGTGACTTCCCATTCGTAGTTTTCGTCCGGATCCGTGGTCAGTACCTGCCACCGTGTGCTGACGGGCGAGCCGTGCACCGGTCCTGAAGCGATCAGACCCACCCGGCTCCAGTGCCCCACGCACCGACTTTGCTGCCTCTCCAACTGGTCGTAGGTGACGTAGCAGTGGTCCACTGCGACCCGAGCGGGCGTCGGTATGACGCCCGCTGCGTAGGCCACCGCGACTACGGCTGCGACGAGCCCGATCCGCGAGGCCGCTCGCCTTACGGTCGGAGGGATGAGAGTGACTGGCATCATGCCCTCTCTCAGTTCCGGCAGGGCTTCCCGGGGAAGTCCGCTCAGCCCAACTGTGCCGCGTCCGGGCCCTCGCCCCAGATGTTCATGATCGTCCAGCGTGTTAGCCCGTAGACCAGCGTCCAGCCGACCGGCGTCAGGTAGGACGCCACGATGACGAATGCTGCGACAGTGCCGGCTCCGATCCGGTCCCGCAGTGCCTGCTCTCCCTCGTCCCTCAGCGCGCGCCGGCCCCGCCAGGCAAGAAACGCTGCGAACAGCGGGGCCAGCCAGGCCACCGCCATGGCGAGCATGGTGAACCAGGCGAACGGATGAGCCAGGGAGCCGCGCACCGACTGCCCCTCACCCAGCGGCGCGTACACCATGTCGTACACGCTGTTGCTGTTCCCGCCGTGCGGCCCGCCTAGGAGCCCGAAGAGGAAGATGAAAACCGCGAGCCCGAAAGCCCACACCAGGGCCAGCTGTGTGCGCCACAGTCCGTTCGTCATCAGTCCAGCACCCAGTTCAGCAGCAGCCGGCCCGGCGGCAGCAGTGTGAAGACGAGGAAGGCCAGCGTGAGCCCGGCCGCCCCGAACACCCAGCGCCGCAGCGCGTCGGACATCTCCCGACGCCACCTGGCCAGCGAGGTGAACGACATCAGCAGGAAGAGGACCGCGGTCATCGGTCCCACAATCGTGATGACCATGGCTGGAATCAGCAGCACCAACATCGGCCCGCCGAATACGTCGCCGGGCGCCTGGCATCCGGTCGTCAGCGAGCAGTGATCGGTCCCTTGGAAGGTGAACCTCACAAGGTAGGGGACGACCGCGCCCGCCAGATAGAGCGCAACCATCGAAAGCTGCCCGACCACGAGCAACCGCGCCGCGACGAAACGGGATCCCGGCTGTGACACGCCCGAAGCATACGGTCCGTGGATCTCCAGAACCAGTACGAGCGTGCGGGGTCAGGTCGCTGCTTTCAGGCGTTCGCGCGTGCCACCGGCAGGTGCCGCTCGTCGTGGTGGTGCCATACCCTGCAGCCATGGAGGCGCTGGACGTAGGTTTCGCCGTCGGCGCCGGCGTCGTTGCCGGCCTGAACGTCGCCGTCGGTGTTGCGATGCTGGTGCGCAGCCGCCACCAGCCCGGGGCGATTCGCTGGCGAGGGCAGCGCCTGGTCGCACCGCGGCTCTTTGCCTGCCTCCATCTGTGCCTCGGGCTGTTCTTCGCCACCATGGCCCTCAGCGATGTCCTCTTCGAGCCTAGAAGCAAGGGCGATGACCTCATGTTCCTCGTAGGAACGGTGTTCGCCGCTGCGGGCATCGTCTCCAGCGTCATGTGGTTGATCCTGTGGTTCCACGGGCGGAGTAGAACAGCGCAGCATCCGACGGCACAACAATGATGGACGGCCTGAAAGCGGTCTTGGGAATTTACGGATAAGAAGGACCACACGCCTACTCGAGGAACCAGCATCATTATCTGCCGCAGGGATTGGCTCCACGACATCAGTGTGGGAGAGCCCTACCGGCGATCCGGGTATGGGAGAGCGATCCTTGCGGCCGTAGAGGCGGTGGCACGGGAAGGGGGTGCGACTCGGCTTGGGCTTAACGTGTTCGGCCATGACGCGCCCGCGATCTCGCTGTTCCAGCCACCATGTCGCGCCCGGCTTCGCGTAGCCGCGGACCATTGCCCCGTCCGACGGCCGGGACGAGCCGACCAGCGCGACCGCCCCCGTCCCACCGCATTCCCCGAGGTACGGCGCGGCTGTTACCGCCGATCCAGACTGGTACCCGTGGCCGCTGCACCGGGAGGCGCCCGCGTCACCCCGTTTACCCGGTAGTGCTGCCGGCGGTGGTGGACCGGGGAGCCCGACCAGAGCGCGGAGAGAACGGTCAGCGCCTCGTCGAGTCGCTCGGCGCGCACCCGTGCCGACGAATCCTCGCCGTACGCGTCGAACTCGGCTGGTACCCCACCTGGGCCGACGCCGAGCACCACGCGCACCACCAGCGACGGCTCGGCCAACTCCCCGAGGATCGCAATGTTCACGCCGCGATCATGACCTGAGCCTTCTCTTGATGCTCGCTTTGAAGCAAGGCCGCCAACAGCGCGGGCGGCAGCGGTAGCGTCGAATTGTCTGACGTGGTGATACCGGCGGATCGCACGGAGTTCGACAACACCACCTAGCTGAACCAGTGACCACCGTGACAAACGTGATATCCGTGATCACTCCGGTGCACCCGCCCAGTGTGCCGCACCTGGTGGACGCCTACGAATCGCTTGCGTCCCAGGAGATGCCAGCAGGTTGGGCATGGCAGTGGGTCGTGCAGGAGGATGGCCGGATTGGAGCGGCTTCGGCAGTACTGCCAGAGGACCCGCGCATATCCGCCGACACGGGACGGAAGGGGGGCGCCGGGACTACCCGCAATATGGCGCTTGCGCGTGCAACGGCTCGACGGTCGGATGGGAACGCGCGGACCCGCCCGAAGGTCAGTTCACCCGCACCCACATCCTGAACTACTTCCAGCAGAACAACTACCGGCTGCCGGTCCACCCCGCCACACTGTGCATCCGCAGGCAACTGGTGCTGGCGCTCGGCGGCTGGACGGCTCTTCCTGGTGGCGAGGACACTGGTCTGCTGCTCGGCGCGTCCGTGATCGCCGATGGCTACTTCATCGGCGAACCCGGCCTGCTCTACCGCAGGCATCCGGACCAGATCACCGGCCAGGCCGACTGGACCAAGCCGAGCGAGTGGATGCCTCGGATGCGTCTCATCGAGGCTCGCGCTCTCGCGCTCCAGGACCTCTGGGAACAGCGATAACCATCGAGCCGCATGGGTTCTAGGCCGGGTGGCCGGCACGAAGGTGCCTGACGGCGGAGTACATCAGCGGTGGCGGGTCCGGCTCCCCTGCAGCCCACATCGGTTCGAGCAGGAATCCGGTGTGATTGCCCCACGCAGTCCGGTCGAGGATCCTGCCGACGAACCGGCGTGGGCAGTTGCCGATGATCGGCACACCGGACGGGTCCGGTTGCCAGGTGCACTGGGCGAACTTGTCCACCTCGTCGCCGGTCCGGGTGCCGAACAGCTCAGCTAGTTCGCGCTGGTCGTCGGCCAGGCCGTGGACGGCCAGGAGCTCAGCCGCCATGGCGACGCGGTAAGTGTGGTTGTTCTGGGAGAGCCAGACCACGAACCGGTCGGGTTCGATGCTGCACTGCGAGGCAAATCCCACCAGGCAGCCCGCACGCTCACCAGACCGCGGATGGACGGTAGTGACGATGAACATCGGGCTGTCCAGCCCGGTCAGGAACGAATCGAGGCCACCGCGCTCGCCCATGAGTGCCTCCTCCGAAAGGTGTCGCCGTCGTAAGTACGACATATACCGGAGGTGGTTAGCCAAATTCGCGCGCGCAGCAGGACCAGCGCCGGTTGCGGGGTCGGGGAGGCCCCCCGGTGGCGTGGACCGGCCGCTAGGGTGGCCGCCGTGCCTGCCGAATCTCCCGCTCTCACATACAGCCGCACCGGAGCAACCCCCCGCGTCACCGTCAGCGGTGACCGGATCCGTGTGGTGGACGGCCTACGGCTTCTCGCCGCGCTTATGGTCGTCGCCTACCATTACATCGCCTTCGGCGGAGGCTGGGCCGCGCCGGTGCAGGACGTGTTTCCGACGGCACACCTGCCCGCCGCGTACGGCTGGCTCGGTGTGGAGCTGTTCTTCCTCATCAGCGGTTTCGTCATCTGCATGAGCTGCTGGGGTCGGTCGCTCGGCGAGTTCTTCACGTCACGGGTCGCTCGCCTCTTCCCGGCCTACCTCTTCGCCGTTCTCGCCACGACCGCGATCGTGTTCCTCGTGCCGGGAGGGATCGGTCCGAAGCCCGTCCGCGACGTCCTGGTCAACCTCACCATGCTCCAGCAGCCGCTCAATGCAAAGGACGTCGATGCCGTCTACTGGACGCTGTGGGCTGAGATCCGTTTTTATCTGCTCTTCGCGCTCGTGGTGTGGCGGGGCCTGACGTACCGCCGCGCGGTCATGTTCTGCTTCCTCTGGGCGGCCGCGGCGATGATCATGACCAAGTACGACGACAGCCCGCTGAAGCAGTTGCTCATGCCGGACATCTGCTGGTACTTCATCGCCGGGATCGCCTTCTTCCTGATGTACCGGTTCCGTCCCACAGCGCTACTGGTCGGCATCGTGGCCGGGTGCTTCCTCGCCGCCCAACGATTCGCCCTCATCAAGCAGGGCCGCGCGGAGCGGAACATCGGCTATGACGTCCCGGACTGGCCCGTCCTCGTCCTTGTCGTCGCCTTCTTCCTCATCATGGCGCTGGTCGCGACCGGCCGCTTGTCCTGGGTGCGATGGCGATGGCTTCCGGTTGCTGGTGCTCTCACGTATCCCCTCTACCTCCTGCACGAATACATCGGCTGGGAGGTGATCCGGGTCCTCGAGGGCATGGTTCCTCCCACTCTGTTGCTGCTGGGTCTCGTCGCCGCCATGCTTTTCATTGCATGGATGGTGCACCGGCTGATCGAGCGGCCCGGTATGCGGTGGGTGCGCGCGACGCTTCGTAGCGCGCTGGCAGAAGTCCGCCAGGCGCCCCTGGCTGAAGAGGGCAGAGCACGGTTCTTCCTCCCTCGACCGCTCGCCGGCAATGAGGAGTCCCGCCCTACTGTCAACGACCCGCAGCGCGCCGACTGGCCGACCGAGGTGCAGCTTTCGAAGCTCGACCGCCCGGACCCGGATGCGATGTCGGTTGGCCCGCGATAGGAGGACTAGGCGGGGCGCCTGGAGCGTCAACCCGGCGAACATCGACGACCAATCCGTCTCCCTGCCGGGGATCCTCGGTATGCCAGCCGGCGTACGCCGCCCGGCCTAGTGGGGATCTCAAGCGGCCCGGCGGGCGCGGCCCAGGATGTGGGCCGCGCCCGCCGGGCCTTTCGGCAGGGAGGACGTGCGTCAGAAGTTGCGGCGCGGGTCGGCCGGATCGGCCGGGAAAGCCGTGCCGGAGACGCCGGCCTTGCCGTCGTCACCCATCGAGGAGGCAGCGTACTCCACGCCGGGCGTGCCGAGGGTACGACCCTCGTGGATCGTGCCGCGCCAGGCGCCCGTCTCGACGCCCCGGCCCTCGATGTACGACTTGAACTTCTCCAAGTCCGCCTCGGCGCGCTTCTCCACGATGTGCAGCTTGTCGCCGGCGTTCTCGACCAGCCCCTCGGGCTCGTACTCCAGCGAGAGCCGGACCTGGGTGCGGTCGGTGTCGACCGGCTGGAAGTAGACGGCGCCGGCGTTGGTCGCGCCGTCGGTGGCCGCCCAGGCGACCTTCCGATCCGGCACCTGCTCCAGGATCTTGGCGTCCCACTCGCGCTTCACGCCCGCGATCTCGGCGACCCAGTGCATCCGCTTGTCGTCGAGCTGGCGCACCTCCTCGACGCCCCCCATGAACCGGGGGAACTCCTCGAACTGCGTCCACTGGTTGTACGCGGTGCTCACCGGAACGTTGACTTCGATGGTCTTCTCGACCTTGGTGGTCATCAGCACTCCTCATCCTTGTCGTCTTCAGGAGGGCTCTCCTCGGTCATCAGAGTTCCTACCCGGAGAAAGAGCGCCTAACCACAAGGACCCGTGCACAAGGGACGGGCCCGCGTCGAGTCTCCTCGATCACGGGCCCCCGACGACCGGATCCCTCTCCTGCCCCTCGGCGCACTGCCGACGTGGGATCAGCCGGCGGTGTTGCCGGAGTTGGCGGCAAGGATCAACACGAACACGAACATGAGGATGCCGAGAATCGTGAAGATGTAGCTCAGCACGAGGCCGGCGGTGGCCAGTCCGCCGCCCTGCTCGCCGGTCTGCCGGATCTGCCTCTTGGCGATGTGACCGAGAACGATACCGACCGGGGCGAAGACGAAGGCGAACACCAGGGACAGGATCGCCATGACGTTGGTGCCGCGGACCTGGGGCGCCGGGGCGGCGGCGGTCTGCGGGTGCTCCGCGTACGACGGCTGACTCATCGGACCCTCCAAAGTGAATCGCTGAAGAGCTTCCTGATATCCAGCCCGTCACCTGCATAAACATGATGATCGATGGGGCGCGCGGCGGATCCGGCTGGAGGAGACCGTCGGATGACGTGCCGGAGGCCCAGGTCAACGCTGACCTGGGCCTCCGTTCGTACGAGGAAGCTCAACCGTCCTCGCGGTCCGGGCTCTCCAGCCGGAAGAAGTTGCTCTGCCTCTCGTCGGAGCGTTCCTCCTGGTAGATGAAGTTGAGCCGGCGCTCGTCGAAGGCGCGGAACCACTCCTCCCAGCCGATCTCCCGCAGCCGCTGCTCGCGGCCGTTGGCCGGGAAGTCGAAGCGCAGCACCCCGGGGTGCCCGTCGTGTTCGCTGCCGTCGACCGTGCAGGGCACGCCCTTGCGCGCCTCGGCCCACCGCCGGATCACGTCGTGGTCGGTGGTGACCAGGCTGCGCCCAGCGCGCTCCGGCTCGTCGTCGACCGAGGTGATCTCCTGGGAGTACTTCACCGACCTGGAGCTGTGCGCGCCGGTGCGGATGCCGCCCTTGGTCGTTGACCGGCTAGCGCCTGTTGACCGGCTAGCGCCTGTTGACCGGCTAGCGCCTGTTGACCGGCCGGCGCCTGCGGAGGTGCTCTTCTTCGCACCGTCGCCCATGCTCTTGACCAAGGCCTTGACCAGGTCGTCCTTACGCATGTCGGCGGTGTCGGTGACACCGCGCCGGCGAAGCCGGTCGCGCAGCTCGTCCACCTTGAGCCGGGCGATCTCGCTCTCGTTGATGTCGGGGGTGTTCGGGGTCTGGTTGCCCGGCGGGTTCTTGGTCGCGGTCGAGCCGCTGCCGCGCCCCGAGTTGCTCTTCGTGGGCATCGAACATCATCCTTCCTCGACCCGTGTCCAGGGGTTACAGCGCCGCATGACGCGGTGGGCCGTCCCTTGATCTGTACCCTCAGCCGACCGCCCAAACGTCAGGCGTCCTCCGTCGGCAGGTCGTGCAGGGTGCGTACCGGGGAGAAGGCCACCCAGAGCAGGCCGCCGAGCGCCCCGGCCGTGGCGATCCAGAGCGCCGGTCGGACCCCGATGCAGCGAACGACCAGACCGGATCGGGACCGGTGGATCAGGCGTAGATGGTCTTGACGTACTCCGGGCCGTAGTGGCGTTCCAGCTCCGCCAGGCTCTCCGCCGGCGCCTCGACCTCCTTGATCAGCTGGGCGCGGGACGGCAGCACGTCCGGCCGCCAGGTCTCCGGCTGCCACAGCTGGGACCGGAGGAACGCCTTCGCGCAGTGGTAGAAGATCTGCTCGATCTCCACCACCACGGCCAGCACCGGCCGGTGCCCCTTGACCACCATGTGGTCGAAGAACGGCGCGTCCCGCACCAGCCGGGCCCGGCCGTTGATCCGCAGCGTGTCGGTGCGGCCCGGGATCAGGTAGATCAGCCCGACGTGCGGGTTGTCGAGGATGTTGCGGTAGCCGTCCGCGCGGCGGTTGCCCGGCCGCTCGGGGATGGCGATGGTCCGGTCGTCCAGCACCAGCGTGAAGCCGGGCGGGTCGCCCTTCGGCGAGACGTCGCAGCTGCCGTCCGCGCCCGCGGTGGCGACCAGGCAGAACGGCGAGGCGGCGAGCCACTGCCGGTCCCGTTCGTGCAGCGCGGTCCGCTCCTTGGCGACCGCCCGGGGCATCGGCGTCCCCAGCAGCTCGCGCAGTTCCTCGTGCGAAGTGATCTCCGCCGTCACGTGATCCTCTCCCGTCCGTTGAGCCGGGTGGCGGCCGGTGCCAGAGCAGTGGCCCGGACTTCGCCACCGCCAGCCTAGGAGAGCGCGTCGAACGCGAGGTTTGCCCACAGGTCCGTGGGGTACCGCCTCACACGCAGCGCGCCGGATGTGACCGATGGAGGCCGGAGATGGAGAGCCGACTGAAGCTGCTCGGTCACCCCGTGCACCCGATGCTGGTGATGTTCCCGGTGGCGCTCCTGGTCACCGCGGTGATCTTCGACATCGTGGACACGGTCGGTGGGCCGGACTTCCTCGGCGAGGTGGCGTACTGGAACATCACCGTCGGGCTGATCGGCGGCCTGCTGGCCGCGGCGGCCGGCGCCGTCGACCTGCTCGCCATCCCCACCGGCACCCGCGCCAAGCGGGTGGGGCTCACCCACGCCGCCGCCAACCTCGCGGTGATCCTGCTCTTCGCCGCGGTCTGGGTGGTCCGGCTCAACGCCGACTCCCGGGCCGCCGGGGGCGCCCTGATCGCCATCGAGGTGGTCGCCGTGGCGATCCTCGGCGTCAGCGCCTGGCTCGGCGGTGAGCTGGTCGACCGGCTCGGCGTCGGCGTCGACCCGGAGGCCGGCCTGGACGCGCCCAGCTCGCTGCGACCCCCCGCGGCGACCCAGCGGATCGGAGAGGTGCGATGACGGAACAGTCCAGAGGTGGTGGCTTCGGCCGTGTCTGGCGCGGCCGGCAGCAGGGCTGGGACCCGATGGGCGAGCTGCAGTCGCTGCGCTCGGAGCTGAGCCGCCTGGTCGGTGGCCGCGCCGGCGCGCCAGAGGTCGACCTCACCGAGGCCGCCGACGGGTGGGAGGTGATCGTCCGGCTGCCCGGGGTGGCGCCGGAGGAGGTGGCCGTCGAACTGAACGACCGGGAACTCTGCGTCCGGGCCCGCTCGGAGGCCGAGGTCAACGCCGACCAGGGCATCCCCGGTGGGTTCGAGACGCGGGGCTTCGAGTACCGGATCGACCTGCCGTCCCGGGTGGACCCGGACCGGATCGACGCGGTGATGGACCACGGCCTGCTGCGAGTCCGGCTACCCCGGGCGACCCGGCCGGCGCCGCGTACGATCACCGTCGGCCGCGCCGGCCCCCGACCCGCCCGCCCCGGTACGCCCAGGCTCGCCGACCCGGCCGCCGACCGGGAGATGCACCACCCGGACACCACGGCCGACGAGATCGACCGGCTGTAGCGGGTCGGGTGGTCACCGCGTCCCCGCTCGGCCCGGTCGCCGAGCCGGTCCCCGACGTCGAGCGGATCGCCGTGCTGCGGGCCAACGCGCTCGGCGACTTCATCTTCGTCCTGCCCGCGTTGGAGGCGCTGCGGGCCGCGTACCCGTTGGCGGAGATCGTGCTGCTCGGCGCGCCCTGGCACGCGAAGCTCTGGCGCGACCGGCCCGGCCCGGTGGACCGGGTGCTGGTGGTCCCGCCCGCGCCCGGCATCCGGGGCCCCGACCCGGGTGAACCGGAGTCCTCGATGGACGACTTCCTGGCTGCGGCCCGCAAGGAGCGCTTCGACCTGGCGTTGCAGGTGCACGGCGGCGGGGGCAACTCCAACCCGGTCGTCTCCGGGCTCGGCGCCCGGGTCACCGCCGGGCTGCGGGCCGAGGACGCCCCGCCGTTGGACCGCTGGATCCGGTACGTCTACTACCAGCACGAGGTGATCCGCGCCCTGGAGGTGGCCGGGCTGGTCGGGGCGCCCGCCACCACCATCACCCCGCGGCTGGCCGTCACCGACGCCGACCGGGCCGAGGCGCGCGAGGTGCTCGGCGAGCCGGACCGGCCGCGGGTGGTGTTGCACCCCGGGGCCACGGACACCCGCCGGCGGTGGCCCCCGGACCGCTTCGGCGAGGTCGCCCGTGCGCTGGTCGGCGACGGGTACGAGGTGCTGGTGACCGGCATGCCCGCCGAGCGCGAGGTGGTGGAGACGGTGGTCGCGACGGCCGGCGCGGGAGTGCGCCCAGTGGTCGGCACGCTCGGCCTGGGCGGGCTGGCGGCCTGCCTCGAGGGTTGTGAGCTGCTGGTCTCGAACGACTCCGGCCCGGTGCACCTGGCCGCCGCGGTCGGCACCCCGACGGTGGGGATCTTCTGGGTCGGCAACCTGATCAACGCGGCCACCCCGCTGCGCGCCCGGCACCGACCGATCGCCTCGTGGACGACCCACTGCCCGGTCTGTGGCGTCGACTGCACCCCGGGGATCTATCCGCACCGCCCTGGGGACGGGGAGTGCCCGCACCGCGAGTCGTTCGTCACCGACGTCCCGCTGGTGGAGGTGCTCGAGGCCGCCCGCGAGCTGCTGCA
Proteins encoded:
- a CDS encoding pyridoxamine 5'-phosphate oxidase family protein, with amino-acid sequence MTAEITSHEELRELLGTPMPRAVAKERTALHERDRQWLAASPFCLVATAGADGSCDVSPKGDPPGFTLVLDDRTIAIPERPGNRRADGYRNILDNPHVGLIYLIPGRTDTLRINGRARLVRDAPFFDHMVVKGHRPVLAVVVEIEQIFYHCAKAFLRSQLWQPETWRPDVLPSRAQLIKEVEAPAESLAELERHYGPEYVKTIYA
- a CDS encoding DUF2231 domain-containing protein, with protein sequence MESRLKLLGHPVHPMLVMFPVALLVTAVIFDIVDTVGGPDFLGEVAYWNITVGLIGGLLAAAAGAVDLLAIPTGTRAKRVGLTHAAANLAVILLFAAVWVVRLNADSRAAGGALIAIEVVAVAILGVSAWLGGELVDRLGVGVDPEAGLDAPSSLRPPAATQRIGEVR
- a CDS encoding Hsp20/alpha crystallin family protein, producing the protein MTEQSRGGGFGRVWRGRQQGWDPMGELQSLRSELSRLVGGRAGAPEVDLTEAADGWEVIVRLPGVAPEEVAVELNDRELCVRARSEAEVNADQGIPGGFETRGFEYRIDLPSRVDPDRIDAVMDHGLLRVRLPRATRPAPRTITVGRAGPRPARPGTPRLADPAADREMHHPDTTADEIDRL
- a CDS encoding glycosyltransferase family 9 protein; the encoded protein is MVTASPLGPVAEPVPDVERIAVLRANALGDFIFVLPALEALRAAYPLAEIVLLGAPWHAKLWRDRPGPVDRVLVVPPAPGIRGPDPGEPESSMDDFLAAARKERFDLALQVHGGGGNSNPVVSGLGARVTAGLRAEDAPPLDRWIRYVYYQHEVIRALEVAGLVGAPATTITPRLAVTDADRAEAREVLGEPDRPRVVLHPGATDTRRRWPPDRFGEVARALVGDGYEVLVTGMPAEREVVETVVATAGAGVRPVVGTLGLGGLAACLEGCELLVSNDSGPVHLAAAVGTPTVGIFWVGNLINAATPLRARHRPIASWTTHCPVCGVDCTPGIYPHRPGDGECPHRESFVTDVPLVEVLEAARELLQG